The proteins below come from a single Saccharopolyspora sp. SCSIO 74807 genomic window:
- a CDS encoding MmgE/PrpD family protein, with product MPAIADVLGDFAARTTAQHIPDEVLERARHLALDSVGVAFAATEHDFARNARRAVAELGPGEQPVLGLPDRLAPREAAMLGAILVHGLDFDDTHMPAVTHVSASALPVSIAAAIKHGRSAEELLAAYVLGVEISARVGKVARGGFHAAGFHPTGVAGAFGSAVSAAKLAGAGADGIAESQRIVGSMASGLLEFLADGAWTKRLHPGWAANSAITAATFAATGWPGPPEVYEGRYGLYATHLQTSEWDAQDALDGLGERWELLDTAVKPYPSCHFTHAFADAILALRESAGIEASEVDSVRCRIHETPAAAVCDPIERKRRPQDDYDAKFSLPFIAGACLARGRLTLAEFAADSLADPEILRLAQLVEIADDPESRFPQAYSGEVEILLRDGRKLTRREDVNRGHAERPLTHEDIRAKFTDNFGADAKDTMRHVLALGNGGSASEFAEALRAG from the coding sequence ATGCCCGCCATCGCGGACGTGCTCGGCGATTTCGCCGCCCGCACCACTGCCCAGCACATCCCGGACGAGGTGCTGGAGCGGGCGCGGCACCTCGCGCTGGACTCGGTCGGCGTCGCATTCGCCGCCACCGAGCACGATTTCGCCCGCAACGCCCGGCGCGCGGTCGCCGAACTCGGCCCCGGCGAGCAGCCGGTGCTGGGCCTGCCGGACCGGCTCGCCCCGCGAGAAGCCGCCATGCTGGGCGCGATCCTGGTGCACGGCTTGGACTTCGACGACACGCACATGCCCGCGGTGACCCACGTGTCGGCTTCCGCGCTGCCGGTGAGCATCGCCGCCGCGATCAAGCACGGCCGCAGCGCCGAGGAGCTGCTCGCGGCCTACGTGCTCGGCGTCGAGATCAGCGCCCGCGTCGGCAAGGTCGCCCGCGGCGGCTTCCACGCCGCCGGGTTCCACCCGACGGGTGTGGCCGGGGCGTTCGGTTCCGCGGTGAGCGCGGCGAAACTGGCCGGAGCGGGCGCGGACGGAATCGCCGAGTCGCAGCGCATCGTCGGCTCGATGGCTTCGGGCCTGCTGGAGTTCCTGGCCGACGGCGCGTGGACCAAGCGGCTGCACCCGGGCTGGGCGGCCAACAGCGCGATCACCGCGGCGACCTTCGCCGCGACCGGCTGGCCCGGCCCGCCCGAGGTCTACGAAGGCCGCTACGGCCTGTACGCGACGCACCTGCAGACTTCCGAGTGGGACGCGCAAGACGCACTCGACGGGCTGGGCGAGCGCTGGGAACTGCTGGACACCGCGGTCAAGCCGTACCCGAGCTGCCACTTCACGCACGCCTTCGCCGACGCGATCCTGGCGCTGCGCGAGTCCGCAGGCATCGAAGCGTCCGAAGTGGACTCGGTGCGCTGCCGCATCCACGAAACGCCCGCCGCCGCGGTCTGCGATCCGATCGAACGCAAGCGCCGCCCGCAGGACGACTACGACGCGAAGTTCAGCCTCCCGTTCATCGCCGGGGCCTGCCTGGCGCGCGGACGGCTCACGCTCGCCGAGTTCGCCGCGGATTCCTTGGCGGACCCGGAGATCCTGCGGCTCGCGCAGCTGGTCGAGATCGCCGACGACCCGGAAAGCCGTTTCCCGCAGGCATATTCGGGCGAAGTGGAGATCCTGCTGCGGGACGGCCGCAAGCTCACCCGGCGCGAGGACGTCAACCGCGGGCACGCCGAACGCCCGCTGACCCACGAGGACATCCGCGCCAAGTTCACCGACAACTTCGGCGCGGACGCGAAGGACACAATGCGGCACGTGCTCGCACTCGGGAACGGTGGCAGCGCGAGCGAATTCGCCGAAGCGTTGCGCGCCGGGTGA
- a CDS encoding PfkB family carbohydrate kinase translates to MAASDSTEQPIGRVLVVGAINVDYVVTAPRLPRPGETVVGDQVEHYGGGKGANAAVAAAAAGARVRLAGAVGADDAGSGTLRDLREHGVSVDDVAVLDDRTTGSALIVVDHAGENQIAVGAGANYGITAEHVGNVLDSALPGTGCLLVSTEIPAEAIRTAVRRAASAGVPCVLNPAPVVPELAELLDAAPLLTPNASELGELTELCSTSPEGDDTKDHARALARLTGREVVVTLGGEGSLLVHPDERVRRLPAPETTVRDTTGAGDAFNGALAAHLAAGWEVAAAVELATAAASRSVATVGARPRTSG, encoded by the coding sequence ATGGCGGCCAGCGACAGCACCGAACAGCCCATCGGCAGGGTACTGGTGGTCGGCGCGATCAATGTGGACTACGTCGTGACCGCGCCGCGGCTGCCGCGCCCCGGCGAGACCGTGGTCGGCGATCAGGTCGAGCACTACGGCGGCGGCAAAGGCGCGAACGCGGCGGTGGCCGCGGCCGCAGCGGGCGCGCGGGTGCGGCTGGCGGGCGCGGTCGGGGCCGACGACGCGGGCAGCGGAACGCTGCGCGATCTGCGCGAGCACGGCGTGTCCGTGGACGACGTCGCGGTGCTCGACGACCGCACCACCGGTTCGGCGCTGATCGTGGTGGACCACGCCGGGGAGAACCAGATCGCGGTGGGCGCCGGGGCGAACTACGGCATCACCGCCGAGCACGTCGGCAACGTACTGGACTCGGCCCTGCCCGGAACCGGATGCCTGCTGGTGAGCACGGAGATCCCGGCGGAGGCGATCCGCACTGCGGTGCGGCGCGCGGCGAGCGCGGGTGTGCCGTGCGTGCTCAACCCGGCACCGGTCGTGCCGGAACTGGCCGAGCTGCTCGACGCCGCGCCGCTGCTGACGCCGAACGCGAGCGAGCTGGGCGAGCTCACCGAGCTGTGCTCGACCTCCCCGGAGGGCGACGACACCAAGGATCACGCCAGGGCGCTGGCGCGGCTCACCGGACGCGAAGTCGTGGTCACCCTCGGCGGCGAGGGTTCGTTGCTGGTGCACCCCGACGAACGGGTCCGGCGTCTTCCCGCGCCGGAGACGACGGTTCGGGACACGACCGGCGCGGGCGATGCGTTCAACGGCGCGCTCGCCGCGCACCTCGCGGCGGGATGGGAGGTCGCGGCCGCGGTCGAGCTCGCGACTGCGGCGGCTTCCCGGTCGGTGGCGACGGTCGGTGCGCGGCCGCGGACTTCCGGGTGA
- the fgd gene encoding glucose-6-phosphate dehydrogenase (coenzyme-F420) encodes MSIKIGYKASAEQFGPRDLVEFAVEAEQRGLDSVMVSDHFQPWRHNQGHAPFAMSWMSAVGERTSRIQMGTSVLTPTFRYEPAVVAQAFGTLGSLYPGRVMLGIGTGEALNETAVTAREWPEFRERFRRLKESVELIRTLWNSERVSYEGEYYRTANATIYDAPDGGVPIYVAAGGPMVAKYAGRVGDGFICTSGKGMDLYTDKLLPAVSEGAAKSGRDSAALDKMIEIKLSFDPDPETALHNTRFWAPLALPAEVKHSLDDPAEMERAGNELPIEQVASRWIVASDPEDALTQIKAYLDAGFDHLVFHAPGSDQSRFLRTFTEQVVPRIRDLTS; translated from the coding sequence ATGAGCATCAAGATCGGGTACAAGGCGTCCGCCGAGCAGTTCGGGCCGCGCGACCTCGTCGAGTTCGCCGTCGAGGCCGAGCAGCGCGGCCTGGACAGCGTCATGGTCAGCGACCACTTCCAGCCGTGGCGGCACAACCAGGGTCACGCGCCGTTCGCGATGTCCTGGATGAGCGCGGTCGGCGAGCGCACTTCCCGCATCCAAATGGGCACCAGCGTGCTCACCCCGACGTTCCGCTACGAGCCCGCGGTGGTGGCGCAGGCGTTCGGCACGCTCGGCAGCCTCTACCCGGGCCGGGTGATGCTCGGCATCGGCACCGGCGAGGCGCTCAACGAGACCGCCGTCACCGCCCGCGAATGGCCGGAGTTCAGGGAACGCTTCCGCAGGCTCAAGGAATCGGTCGAGCTGATCCGGACGCTGTGGAACTCGGAGCGGGTCAGCTACGAAGGCGAGTACTACCGCACCGCGAACGCCACCATCTACGACGCGCCGGACGGCGGAGTGCCGATCTACGTGGCCGCGGGCGGGCCGATGGTGGCGAAGTACGCCGGCCGCGTCGGCGACGGGTTCATCTGCACCAGCGGCAAGGGCATGGACCTCTACACCGACAAGCTGCTGCCCGCGGTCTCCGAGGGGGCGGCCAAGAGCGGCCGCGACTCCGCGGCGCTGGACAAGATGATCGAGATCAAGCTCTCGTTCGACCCGGACCCGGAGACCGCGCTGCACAACACCCGGTTCTGGGCGCCGCTGGCGCTGCCCGCCGAGGTCAAGCACAGCCTGGACGATCCGGCGGAGATGGAGCGCGCGGGCAACGAGCTGCCGATCGAGCAGGTGGCGAGCCGGTGGATCGTGGCCTCCGACCCGGAGGACGCGCTGACCCAGATCAAGGCGTACCTGGATGCCGGTTTCGACCACCTGGTGTTCCACGCGCCGGGCTCGGACCAGTCGCGGTTCCTGCGGACCTTCACCGAGCAGGTCGTGCCCCGCATCCGCGACCTGACGTCCTGA
- a CDS encoding GAF and ANTAR domain-containing protein, with the protein MNYGDGQRHELASVMSTLARNLEAERNETDTLGAIVQTAVNTVPGVWAGGITQVHRRQVSARVPTDEMVRQCDEAQQELGEGPCVDAIWQRETVVVDDMNAETRWPRFAARAAELRIGSMISFRLFVQEDTLGALNLYGDHEVRFGDEAQIIGEVFAAHAALALSGARHHRQLSESVASRDAIGQAKGLLMCQHRLGAQQAFDLLVRASQQSNIKLTEVAAWVVAEHENPGGASRPQSN; encoded by the coding sequence ATGAACTACGGGGATGGTCAGCGCCACGAACTCGCGAGCGTGATGAGCACGCTGGCCAGGAATCTGGAAGCGGAGAGGAACGAGACGGACACGCTGGGCGCGATCGTGCAGACCGCGGTCAACACCGTGCCGGGCGTCTGGGCCGGAGGCATCACGCAAGTCCACCGCAGGCAGGTGAGCGCGCGAGTGCCGACGGACGAAATGGTGCGCCAGTGCGACGAGGCGCAGCAGGAGCTGGGCGAGGGGCCGTGCGTGGACGCCATCTGGCAGCGCGAAACCGTCGTCGTCGATGACATGAACGCCGAAACGCGCTGGCCTCGGTTCGCGGCTCGCGCCGCTGAGCTGAGGATCGGCAGCATGATCTCGTTCCGGCTGTTCGTCCAGGAGGACACGCTCGGCGCGTTGAACCTCTACGGCGACCACGAAGTGCGGTTCGGCGACGAGGCCCAGATCATCGGCGAAGTCTTCGCCGCCCACGCGGCCTTGGCCCTGTCCGGGGCGCGGCACCATCGGCAGCTCAGCGAGTCGGTGGCGTCCAGGGACGCCATCGGACAGGCCAAGGGGCTGCTGATGTGCCAGCACCGCCTCGGTGCGCAGCAGGCGTTCGACCTGCTAGTGCGGGCTTCGCAGCAGTCCAACATCAAGCTGACCGAGGTCGCCGCCTGGGTCGTGGCCGAGCACGAGAACCCGGGCGGCGCCTCCCGGCCGCAGAGCAATTGA
- a CDS encoding aldehyde dehydrogenase (NADP(+)), producing the protein MTTVGTELTGRMLIAGDPVPGGGEQIRAVDPGTGAQLDPAYGWGGPAEVQRACAAAEAAFDTYRATTLEQRAVFLETIAEKIEAIGDALPERAHAESGLPMGRVTGERGRTTGQLRLFAQVVREGGFQGARVDPGLPDRSPAPRPDIRQRKIALGPVAVFGASNFPMAFSVAGGDTASALAAGCPVVVKAHDAHPGTCELVGRAITEAVSACGLPAGTFSLLYGSGPELGTALVSDPRIQAVGFTGSRTAGLALLAAAQRRPQPIPVYAEMSSINPVFLLPGALSERAAELGKEFVGSLTLGSGQFCTNPGLVIAADGPELQNFLEAAAEAVAASAPTPMLTPGIARSYAEGVSALADRPEIQVLARGQESDAPQSCRAALLVTDADDFLGADGLGDEVFGSSSLVVRCRDAEQVRAVAAAVEGQLTATVHASAADSAQAGTLLSTLERKAGRILFNGWPTGVEVGHAMVHGGPYPSTSDSRTTSVGTLAIDRFLRPVSYQDVPPELLPGVLADGNPQGVWRRVDGELGKH; encoded by the coding sequence ATGACCACGGTCGGCACCGAACTCACCGGGCGGATGCTCATCGCGGGCGACCCGGTGCCCGGCGGCGGCGAGCAGATCCGCGCCGTCGATCCAGGCACGGGTGCTCAGCTGGACCCCGCCTACGGCTGGGGCGGGCCTGCCGAGGTGCAGCGCGCGTGCGCCGCGGCGGAAGCCGCCTTCGACACCTACCGCGCCACCACCCTCGAGCAGCGCGCGGTGTTCCTGGAGACCATCGCCGAGAAGATCGAGGCGATCGGCGACGCGCTGCCCGAGCGCGCGCACGCCGAAAGCGGCCTGCCGATGGGCCGGGTGACCGGCGAACGCGGCCGCACCACCGGGCAGCTGCGGCTGTTCGCGCAGGTCGTGCGGGAAGGCGGTTTCCAGGGCGCGCGGGTGGACCCTGGACTGCCGGACCGCTCCCCCGCGCCGCGCCCGGACATCCGGCAGCGCAAGATCGCGCTCGGCCCGGTCGCGGTGTTCGGCGCGAGCAACTTCCCGATGGCGTTCTCCGTCGCGGGCGGCGACACCGCTTCCGCGCTGGCCGCGGGCTGCCCCGTGGTCGTGAAGGCGCACGACGCGCACCCCGGCACCTGCGAGCTCGTCGGGCGGGCGATCACCGAGGCCGTGTCCGCGTGCGGGCTGCCCGCCGGAACGTTCTCGCTGCTCTACGGCTCCGGGCCGGAGCTGGGCACGGCGCTGGTGAGCGATCCGCGGATCCAGGCGGTCGGGTTCACCGGCTCGCGCACCGCGGGTTTGGCGCTGCTCGCCGCTGCGCAGCGGCGGCCGCAGCCGATCCCGGTCTACGCGGAGATGAGCAGCATCAACCCGGTGTTCCTGCTGCCCGGCGCGCTGTCCGAGCGTGCCGCCGAACTGGGCAAGGAGTTCGTCGGGTCGCTGACGCTGGGCTCCGGCCAGTTCTGCACCAACCCCGGCCTGGTCATCGCGGCCGACGGCCCGGAACTGCAGAACTTCCTGGAAGCGGCGGCCGAAGCGGTCGCGGCTTCGGCGCCGACCCCGATGCTGACTCCCGGCATCGCCCGCTCCTACGCCGAAGGCGTCTCCGCGCTCGCCGACCGGCCCGAGATCCAGGTGCTCGCGCGCGGGCAGGAGTCCGACGCGCCGCAGTCCTGCCGGGCGGCGCTGCTGGTCACCGACGCCGACGACTTCCTCGGCGCGGACGGGCTGGGCGACGAGGTGTTCGGCTCGTCGTCGCTGGTGGTGCGCTGCCGCGATGCCGAGCAGGTCCGCGCGGTGGCCGCCGCGGTCGAGGGGCAGCTGACCGCGACGGTGCACGCGAGCGCCGCGGACTCCGCGCAGGCGGGCACCTTGCTGTCCACTTTGGAGCGCAAGGCGGGCCGGATCCTGTTCAACGGCTGGCCGACCGGCGTCGAGGTCGGGCACGCCATGGTGCACGGCGGACCGTATCCGTCCACTTCGGACTCACGGACGACCTCGGTCGGCACGCTGGCCATCGATCGCTTCCTGCGCCCGGTGTCCTATCAGGACGTTCCGCCGGAGCTGCTGCCCGGCGTGCTCGCCGACGGCAACCCGCAGGGCGTCTGGCGCCGGGTCGACGGCGAGCTCGGCAAGCACTGA
- a CDS encoding LysR substrate-binding domain-containing protein, which translates to MFTLNQLAGFVAVAEELHYGRAAERLRMTQPPLSRQIQLLEREIGVRLFDRGGRAVRLTPAGKAFLRDARRLLHEAENATLAVRRVPAGEAGSLRIGFTATSAYGLLGGVLETARDRLPHVDVALRELVTRDQLDMLSSAALDLGLMRPPITRPELDSRRVVTEPLLAALPAGHPLANGSEPLSPADFDGADVVMYSPTEARYFHELLVSIFREAHVTPHYTQHVSQVHTVLALVRAGLGLALVPSTATLLRFEGVVLRPVRLPEPEPVELHLGWRRANDNPALWALLGLL; encoded by the coding sequence ATGTTCACGCTCAACCAGCTCGCCGGCTTCGTGGCGGTCGCCGAGGAACTGCACTACGGCCGTGCAGCGGAGCGGCTGCGGATGACCCAACCACCGCTGAGCCGCCAGATCCAGCTGCTGGAACGCGAGATCGGGGTGCGGTTGTTCGACCGCGGCGGCCGCGCGGTGCGGCTGACCCCGGCGGGCAAGGCTTTCCTGCGGGACGCGCGGCGGCTGCTGCACGAGGCGGAGAACGCGACGCTGGCGGTGCGGCGGGTTCCTGCTGGCGAGGCCGGTTCGCTGCGCATCGGGTTCACCGCGACGTCCGCGTACGGCCTGCTCGGCGGCGTGCTGGAGACGGCCCGGGACCGGTTGCCGCACGTGGACGTGGCGTTGCGGGAGCTGGTCACGCGCGATCAGCTCGACATGCTGTCCTCCGCAGCGCTGGACCTCGGCCTGATGCGACCGCCGATCACGCGGCCGGAACTCGACTCGCGCCGGGTGGTGACCGAGCCGCTGCTGGCCGCGCTGCCCGCCGGTCACCCGCTGGCGAACGGTTCGGAACCGCTGAGCCCCGCTGATTTCGACGGCGCGGACGTGGTGATGTATTCGCCGACCGAAGCGCGCTACTTCCACGAGCTGCTGGTCAGCATCTTCCGCGAGGCGCACGTGACGCCGCACTACACCCAGCACGTCAGCCAGGTGCACACGGTGCTGGCGCTGGTGCGCGCGGGGCTGGGGCTGGCGCTGGTGCCATCGACGGCGACGTTGCTGCGGTTCGAGGGGGTGGTGCTGCGGCCGGTGCGGCTGCCCGAGCCGGAGCCGGTGGAGCTGCACCTCGGGTGGCGGCGGGCCAACGACAACCCGGCGTTGTGGGCGTTGCTCGGGCTGCTGTGA